Part of the Triticum urartu cultivar G1812 chromosome 2, Tu2.1, whole genome shotgun sequence genome, GGCCAAGTTCGCCGCCCAGCGTGAGGAGCTGGAGGCCGCACGGCGCAAGGCCGCTGCCGACGAGAAGGAGGACCTCATCAACAAAGCGCACGCCATCCTCATGCTTGGCATGGGCCGTCCGGTGGGGTTCCATGCAGCGGCCGCTGGCCCGGCGAGCACAGGCTCGTCGGTCGCCCGGCCTACGCACTGCCAGTCGCCGACGTCACGCGTCACGCCCATGTCGCCCGGCTTTCCTCCGCCCAGGCATGACGGCCAGACCCGTTTCTCGGCGTCGCCGGACGTGGGCTTGTTCGCGCCGTCCACACCACGCCCCGCGGCCGTCATCGACCTCAACGTGACGCCTGGGTCCAGCAGCGGCGGGCAGCCTTCCGTCGAGATGCAAACAAAGCAGGCGCGTGCATCGTCCACGGGCACCATGCCGGCCCCCCGCGTGTTGTTTGAGGAAATGCCAACCTCAACGCCGACGGTGGATGACCCCTTTACACCCAGTACATAGAGGACGTGATCTTCCAGGGTGGGCATGGACGTGCTTACGACCTCGATGAGACCCAAAGTCAGGATGGCCGCGCCCAGTACGTGCCCGATGAAGAGGCCGACGACCGTGCTGACTACGACCATGGTGATTCATGGCATGAAGACGATGACATCTATGTCGAaggtgaagatgaagatgaagccaATGATGTTGATATTAGTGGCGCTCCATTGTTCATAGACGAGCTCACCCAAAGAGCGGAAGCACAAAAGAAGCGGAAGAGCATTCGCACTGGGTCATATACACAAGATGAGGACAAGTTGATTTGCCAATCTTGGATGGAGATTAGCCAAGATCCAAGGACCGGCGCGCAACAAAAGGGCATTGTTTTTTGGATGAGAGTCCACAAAACATTCCATGAAAGGAAGATGTTTGAGCCCTACCAAATTACAAGCAACCGTGGCATCGGTTCGATTCAAAAAAGATGGTTGTTCatccaacaagagtgcaacaaATATTGCGCCGCATTTGAGAGCGTTGAAGCACGGCCCGTGAGTGGTCTCGGCGTTGGAGACATGGTATGCTCTTCTCTTTCTAGCCCTTGCTACGGCCATGAGACTTGTTGTTGTTGATCATGTTCACTTGTTGTTGATCATGTGGTAGGCATTTCaatctttggaggcattcaagGCCCGGCACAATGACAAGCCATTCACTCTTACGCATAGTTGGACGATCATCAACAATTGCCCTAAGTTCAAGGATCAATACCGTGAACTTCAAAGGAAAAGAGGCAAGAAGACGGCCAAGTTCGCCGGAGGTGGGGATGGCGAGGCATTGAAGAGGCCGAGGGGCAAGACCAACTCCAAGGTGGACGACATCCGTGACGCCTCATCCATGGCCTTGCATGAGACATTGCATGGCATGATGTCACATAAGGATGTGAGGGACGAGAAGAAGCGGCAAAGCAAGGACGAGCAAATGAAGCAATACCTAGATCTCCAAAGACAGAAGCTTGagatggaggaggcggccaagaagAGGAAGATAGACATGGAGGAGACGGCCCGGCAAAGGCAGCTCGACATGGAAGAGGCCGCCCGGCAAAGGCAGCTCGACATGGAAGAGGCCACCCGGcaaaggcagctcgacatcgaggccgacaacgtcaaggccaggcagaggcagctcgacatcgaggccaCCAATGCCGCCACCAAAGCAAAGGAGGTGGCCCTAGCGATCATGAGCGTGGACTTGTCGAAGATGAGCGACAAGACGAGGGCCTGGTTCGAGGCCAAGCAGAAGGAGATGCTCGAAGCCGAAGGCCTGAACTAGGTCGTCCGATCGGCGTGGCCGTTCTTTTTGGAGGCTGGCATGGGTGCCGCCCGCCCGCTGGACCGCTGGCATGGGTGCCGGCGAAAAAACATTCATTTTGGAggccggctgtgttgccggccgctggctgtgttgccggcgaggacaactattcattttggaggctggctgtgttgccggcgATGGTCGTGTAGGCCGCTGGCTTTGTTGCCAGCGTGATGAACTGGGGTCGTGAACTGGGGCTTGGCATTTGAAACGTCCTTTTTTCTAAAACTAGACGCGGACAGGATGGGGCAAAAGGATGCGTGCGCGCGCTGGGCGCACGGCCGCCGCATCCCAGGACaggcccggacacgaccccaaaTCCCTAACCAAAGGGACAAAAACCGGACAAAACAgacgtccgtttggggtcgcgcggtggagttggcctaagcGAGGGCCCGTGCGCTATCCCGCAGGCGATGGGAAGGCTGCACCCGCCTGTGTCCGTCCTCGCCCCTTGTCGGGCTAGTTCGGTCGCGACAGGCAGGGCCTGCGTACCGCCCGGGGCGCTAAGTCACGCGTGGGTCTAGGTCCTCTCGATAGTTGGCGCGAAGGGTTAGGCCGGGCCTACCTATGAGGCCAATGAGGGGCTGTTTTGCGCGGGCCAACCAACGTTTTTGCTTCGTGCAACGCGGGTCCGCGAGGTCGCCCCTGCTGGAGTTTTTTTTTAGCATCAGTATAGATACAAGcactcatatacacgcgcatacactcacccctatgaacatACACACACatcctacccctatgagcacctccgaaagactgagccggcagTATGTGGTTGGAGAGGGCCGTCCGGCCGACGTCACCATGGTGCACAATTATCAATGCTGGGTGCAGTTCCCGTTGCATCTTGCCGGATCGCCTCACTCTCGCCACCGCGCGAGACGGGTGGTCAGAGAGGGCCATCCGAATAGGGGTGCGGCGGTGACCCAGCTGGCTGGCTAGCGCCCACCCGTATCTGAATGCAGCCCCGAGAGTAGCTTGGTCGTTTCTCTTAAAGTGgttgtgtcttgctataagtttGCAGTTTTATGCCGCACTCGTATGGCGTAtgcgtcccccccccccccccccccccccccccccccccccccccccccccccccccctcccccccctctCGTTTTTCCTTGCACCTTCTGCTCCCGAGCGCTCTTTGCATGTTGCCGATGGCAATGGTCGAACGCATCTCCGACGTCTCCCTTCTTGCATGGATGTGCAACGTTTCGTTTTCTCCAGCCTTAATAGGCATGCGGTTCACCGTCAGCTGGCTCACTATCTCTGTTTTGGGTGGCTGGCTCCTTTGCTCATTGTTCGTGTTTGTATTTCATCATTTTGGTGACTTTGTGCATTGATCGTCCAGAGGTCCCACGACGCTGGCTGCACGCCATGGAATCCTTTTTTTTTTGCACGCCATGGAATCCGGCTGCCTACCCGCCAAGGCTGAACATCTATGCTGCCATTTAGAAGACCAGCCAGGTTAAATGAGTAACTGGCTGGTCGGAGATCTTGGAGCCTTTGTAGGAGACGATTTTTTGGGCCACAAAAACACTAGAACCTTCGTGAGGAGTCCAGACGAGGCCTGAGGGGCCCACATGGAAAGCAGGCACGGCCAGGGGGTGGTATCCCCCTCATTCATGCCAGGTCCACAGATACCGCATTGACCCGATTTCACTGCAGAAATCCCTAAAAATACAGAAACCATTCATCATGCCTCCAGAAGAATTTTATCGCCGCCACAAGTCTCTGTTCCGAAGAGATTTCATCTGGAGCCCTGTTCCAGAGCACAGCCAGAGGGGGAAGCCATTGCCAGAGGCCACTTCATCAACCTTGTTGTCTCCATGACCATGTGTAAGTAATTCCTTTAGAACCTATACAGGTGCATAGTCGTAGCTAGATGGTTCTCTCTCTCTTTTGgatcttcaataccatgttctcgTTCTTGATcggtggtgtgtttgttgggacatgcatgatgaattgtgaCTATATGATCAGATTTTTGACTGAACTTATTTGGTTTTCCTTATTGCACAATTAAAACCTTTGTATTTCACTCCGATTATCTTTGTTGGCCAAGTTCGATCGATTTATCTTCAATGGAGATGTGCCTTGTAgggggttcaatcttgcggtgatcTAACCTAGTAACAATAAGGGCCAAGACATGCATTTTATTGTTGTCACTAAGGATAAAATGACGGGGTTTTGTCATATTGATTGACTTCTTGCACAAAATCAATTGCGGGGACAAATTCTCTACCATATTTGGCAATTGCCAAACATAACCGTGTTGTGCCTAATCGAAAGGGAGCTACTACATGTCAGTCGATGAAAAAAAATTGGGTCAGTTGCTCGTTGCAGTCAAGCCTGCAACTGGATGACGACCTCACATTATAAGCTACCGTTTGCATATATGCACATATAGTAACTTCTACTCAGTCCTGCCCCTATGTACATAGTACTACACAGTTCTATCCCTGCAATAGTACACAACCCTGTCACTACAAAGTAGTTCCTAGAAGCATGTCTACACATGAGCTAGCTTGGCATGTTGGCTTGCTAGCCACCTGTCATTTCTTAAGAAGAAACCGAATAGTTGGGTCTTTACACACCCATGTACTTATTGACGCATAAGTGGCTCTCCTTCAGGACCGTGGTCCGTTACTTCTAAATTATATGGTTTTGCAGATGAACTAACTACCTAccccccgcaaaaaaaaactaACTACCTACTATTTGCTCGTCAAGAATTATTTTTTATAATATAGTCGATTCAGATCCATAGTTTGATTTCGAATGGTACATATGTGTTTTTCTCCTCCAGCCACCAAGCTTTCTTTCTTAAGACCAATGACTACTGCCAAGGGAGAAAACCATCCCTCTAAAGCACCCTACCCTAGTGTCACCCAGCCTAACACGCAACCCTCTAACCCCAAGCCTCAACACTAATTGGTAACAACTAATTACTCCTCGTTGTCGCCGTCACATGAGCTCCACTCTGCATCATCACCTTTGAAATTTCACCAGTACCATGAGTTGTTGGATATTGGAGATATATTCAAGCAGAATTAACGTATAGTACATCTATATATAGATTGATAAATGTATTCTTTTTTCTTCATTTCCATGTCAAAGAGTAGTGTTTTTCTTTAGAAAAGTTGAATGGTCTTGTGGAAACTATCCCACGGGTTATAGTGGAGTGATCGATCTAGTGCTAAAACCTCATTTTTGTTTCATGCCTCTTTTGGTATTGCATTATATTACAGTTATAGATTTCTCAATTGCAAGTTAtatttagtttttccattttctGCTCTTATCATTGTCAAGTTGTAGATGTATGCTATTTGATATGTTCCACGCATGGCAATGCAAGACGATAAATTATTCGTCGATAAATAAACCCAGCTAACAAATCTGGTACATCACAATTATTACTACCGAAGTTATTGCCACTCGCCTATTTCACCTTGGCAAATGAGAGGAGCTGGCGTTTGTGAGTCCACGTCTGCTCGTACACCTCTGCCTTGTACTTGTCTTCTTTCCCGCCAATGTCGGATGCCTCGATGATGAGTTCGTAGTTCATTCCAGAAACAAGTTCTTGCCTGCCACTTACCACCTTGTTGAACTTGAGCACGCAGTTCACATGCTTGCCGAACTCCAACACCGCCCAACGGCCGAGCTCCTGGATGTGTTGGTCGTTGATGTTTCCGATTGGTTCCCATCCATTCTCTATTGCCGTGTTCCACAATTGGTTGCCCATCCGTTCCCCACAGCCTATGGCGGGTGAGCCGATGGCATAGAGGAACGCAACAACGATGATGAGGAGGAAGCTAGATGTCCTCATGGCTATTGGATTGTCTAGTGGGGCTCTTGATCTTGAGATAGTTATGTGGGACTTTGGTGAATTGGTGATGTGAGTGGATCCAAAACAATTGAGGTAGTGATGCTTAAATAGACATTGTTATAAGAGGCAAACATTAATTGGATGCTTATCCAAGTAGGCATTTACAATGGCAGTTATGACAACCTTTTATACGGGGGCAAACTTTATTCAAAAGTTAATCAATTGGATCCATATCCGAAGGCTTTGACCTACTTAAATTTAGACAGGTTTAACTACATGCTTTTTAGATGGTTGTATTTCATAGCAAAGGTAGTAACTAGTGCACCCACTAACAAGTTTTGACTAATATCTTCTCCATAAAATGGTTAAAACATAAATGAATTGGCCTAAGATAAAGAAGATAGGCATTATAAACTCATAAAAGGTAGTACAAAGAATGTATGTAAACCTTTATATGAAAATACACTAGTACAGAAATGGCTAGCCACAACTTTTGTTTGTGGTGCGCAATATCCAACAAGCACCACCACTATTTTTTTCCAAATAGTGGCAGGGTTGGCAAATTTGGTAGGACATCGATATACCCTTAGTGTTGGCGTTGAATTATTTTAGCACGACATTGATGTTTTCTGAGTTTTTTTGGACTATACTTTGCTATGGTGTGGCCTGTTAGGACCATGATGGCGATGACCTACTAGTATAGGGGATCACtaatagtcctttcgataagtaagagcgtcgaacccaatgagaagcagaaggaaatgataagtggtttttagaaaggtattttctgcaagtgTCGTAAGTAGTaataacagatagttttgtagaAATATAATTCGTGATAAGTAGCAAGTAACAATAGTAACAAGAGTGCAGCAAAGTGGCACAATTCTTGTATCAAAATACAAGCCGAAAGTTCTTCTTGTAATGAGCAAATCATTCTTAAGGACACATGGGAAGTCTCATCTAGTCACGTTCATTATGTTTAGTTGATTCGCGTTCACAactttgataatttcatatgTTGGTGGACCGGTGCTAGGGTAtcgttcttacttgaacaagcaacCCACTTGTGATTaccccctctcgcaagcatccacaactattATTATTAGTCATAAAAAAATTACGGGATCATAGTAGGTGCTAAAGAATAAATATAGCATAGGAGAGCAGCAACAATATCGAATCCGTATATAATGGACTTTGAATCTCTTGTTCCATGCAGAAAAAAGGCATGAAGTAACAGCGATAGATTGCATTGACTGGATAATAAATTATCAGACCAAAACATCGCGTAATTAGATTATTTCATGCTTTTGAAATTTGAAAGTGTATACTATGCATCAAATTCTATTATCTCATAAAAATATGGCAATTAAAGAGTGGCAGCTAGGTAGTAGTAACCATCTATTTTATGACGTGGATCAAAGAGAATCAATCATTAGTTTCTCATGTGAGCAGTAATAGAACGAGGAGACTA contains:
- the LOC125534547 gene encoding cysteine proteinase inhibitor 8-like, giving the protein MRTSSFLLIIVVAFLYAIGSPAIGCGERMGNQLWNTAIENGWEPIGNINDQHIQELGRWAVLEFGKHVNCVLKFNKVVSGRQELVSGMNYELIIEASDIGGKEDKYKAEVYEQTWTHKRQLLSFAKVK